A genomic window from Yarrowia lipolytica chromosome 1D, complete sequence includes:
- a CDS encoding uncharacterized protein (Compare to YALI0D19030g, weakly similar to uniprot|Q7RWU3 Neurospora crassa NADH-ubiquinone oxidoreductase), with protein sequence MLSRFVSKRAFSVSTQVSKSIISYNGNTIEIPEEYTKQAPNRDSTWAPAQASKTEIYKNNMVRFEQKDLSKQPMPYAGIELIAQQPVRFVHGNTAVCDGANHNGPGAQGHPKIFINVDAPGSHACQYCGTRYEKEH encoded by the exons ATGCTCAGCCGATTTGTTTCCAAGCGGGCCTTCTCGGTCTCCACCCAGGTGTCCAagtccatcatctcctaCAACGGCAACACCATCGAGATCCCCGAGGAGTACACTAAGCAGGCTCCCAACCGAGACTCCACCTGGGCTCCTGCTCAGGCCTCCAAGACGGAgatctacaagaacaacaTGGTCCGATTCGAGCAGAAGGATCTCAGCAAGCAGCCCATGCCCTACGCCGGTATCGAGCTCATTGCCCAGCAGCCCGTCCGGTTTGTCCATGGCAACACCGCTGTTTGCGACGGAGCTAACCACAATGGCCCTGGTGCCCAGGGTCACCCCAAGATTTTTATTAATGTGGACGCCCCCGGCTCTCATGCTTGCCAATACT GCGGCACCAGATACGAGAAGGAGCACTAG
- a CDS encoding uncharacterized protein (Compare to YALI0D19052g, no similarity): MDDKSDYEALTKRGRLVVTLQTWDHLAAHVITSQYKDRDSQQVGPSPPGGAFARKRYQLMCQLVGYPTTQQFDQPIEKSAQDASDDDVPDSEEDLAMTWD, from the coding sequence ATGGACGACAAAAGTGATTATGAGGCTCTGACGAAACGAGGGCGGCTGGTTGTCACGTTGCAAACCTGGGACCATCTTGCcgctcacgtgatcacaTCGCAGTACAAGGACAGGGACTCTCAGCAGGTTGGGCCCTCTCCTCCTGGAGGAGCCTTTGCTAGAAAGCGGTACCAGCTCATGTGTCAGTTGGTTGGATATCCTACTACTCAGCAGTTTGATCAGCCGATCGAAAAAAGTGCTCAGGATGCCAGTGATGACGATGTTCCAGACAGCGAGGAGGATTTGGCCATGACGTGGGACTGA
- a CDS encoding uncharacterized protein (Compare to YALI0D19074g, no similarity), whose amino-acid sequence MSETEKTAAQIAREKRQARIKQKAAERMAKITGTVRPDGFDDADKVVGKENEPTTGSPSADTGVSSATGVTHSVGVANAPATSVVDSEDPPDVDISVDSHHHLPAARNREDPFGSLAMQSAGPDSDDPFAAMLQQMLGAQGGQGMGGMPGMGQGMGGQPGEGEPDLSKLMSMMMGGEGAPGGTGAEGNPFAGMGGLGSMMGAQGVQGGPQMATPSSSPKKNLFWTITHALTAILIGLYTVVMFGHKWTQFEPYFESLHSVKPLILFISVQLVLQTARLVQDKGRLPPDSMLLQLASFVPQPYRGYIESGSRLYKTFNLAKSDFFIVIFVYGLSTVI is encoded by the coding sequence ATGTCTGAAACTGAAAAAACCGCCGCGCAGATCGCCCGGGAGAAGCGACAGGCCCGAATCAAGCAAAAGGCTGCCGAGCGAATGGCCAAAATCACCGGCACGGTCCGTCCTGATGGCTTCGATGACGCAGACAAGGTCGTAGGAAAGGAAAACGAGCCAACAACTGGCAGCCCAAGCGCAGACACCGGCGTCTCTTCAGCAACTGGTGTCACACACTCAGTTGGCGTTGCAAACGCCCCAGCTACCTCCGTTGTCGACTCAGAAGACCCTCCGGACGTGGACATCTCCGTCGactcccaccaccatcttccCGCAGCTCGAAACCGAGAAGATCCATTTGGCTCGCTGGCAATGCAGTCTGCAGGACCCGATTCAGATGACCCCTTTGCCGCCATGCTTCAGCAAATGCTAGGTGCCCAGGGAGGACAGGGCATGGGTGGAATGCCTGGAATGGGCCAGGGTATGGGCGGACAGCCCGGAGAAGGCGAACCAGACCTCTCAAAGCTCATGTCTATGATGATGGGTGGAGAGGGAGCCCCCGGAGGTACAGGGGCCGAGGGTAACCCCTTTGCGGGAATGGGAGGATTAGGAAGCATGATGGGCGCTCAGGGTGTCCAGGGAGGACCTCAGATGGCTACACCTTCTTCGTCGCCAAAGAAGAACCTGTTCTGGACCATTACGCATGCTCTGACTGCCATTCTGATTGGCCTATACACAGTCGTCATGTTCGGACACAAGTGGACCCAGTTTGAGCCTTACTTTGAGTCTCTGCATTCTGTCAAGCCTCTCATTCTGTTCATTTCCGTGCAGTTGGTACTCCAAACCGCTCGTCTTGTGCAGGATAAGGGCCGTCTTCCTCCGGATTCCATGCTGTTACAGCTTGCGTCATTTGTGCCCCAACCCTACCGAGGCTACATTGAGAGCGGCTCGCGACTTTACAAGACCTTCAATCTGGCCAAGAGCGATTTCTTCATTGTTATCTTTGTGTACGGCTTGAGCACAGTTATTTAG